From Phycodurus eques isolate BA_2022a chromosome 13, UOR_Pequ_1.1, whole genome shotgun sequence, a single genomic window includes:
- the tbl1xr1b gene encoding F-box-like/WD repeat-containing protein TBL1XR1b isoform X1 produces MSISSDEVNFLVYRYLQESGFSHSAFTFGIESHISQSNINGALVPPAALISIIQKGLQYVEAEVSINEDGTLFDGRPIESLSLIDAVMPDVVQTRQQAYRDKLAQQQQQAAAGSSSSTGPQGSTKNGEGAANGEENGSHALANHHSEMMEVDRDVEIPQSKAMVLRGHESEVFICAWNPVNDLLASGSGDSTARIWNLSENSSGGSTQLVLRHCIREGGQDVPSNKDVTSLDWNSEGTLLATGSYDGFARIWTKDGNLASTLGQHKGPIFALKWNKKGNFILSAGVDKTTIIWDAHTGEAKQQFPFHSAPALDVDWQSNNTFASCSTDMCIHVCKLGQDRPVKTFQGHTNEVNAIKWDPTGSLLASCSDDMTLKIWSMKQDMCVHDLQAHSKEIYTIKWSPTGPGTNNPNANLMLASASFDSTVRLWDVERGVCIHTLTRHQEPVYSVAFSPDGRHLASGSFDKCVHIWNTQTGALVHSYRGTGGIFEVCWNATGDKVGASASDGSVCVLDLRK; encoded by the exons ATGAGCATAAGCAGTGATGAGGTTAATTTCCTGGTTTACAGATACCTGCAGGAGTCAG GCTTCTCACACTCAGCATTCACCTTTGGCATAGAGAGCCACATCAGCCAGTCCAACATCAATGGAGCCCTGGTGCCCCCTGCTGCCCTCATCTCCATTATCCAGAAGGGCCTGCAGTACGTGGAGGCTGAAGTCAGCATCAACGAA gaTGGGACCTTATTTGACGGGCGCCCCATTGAGTCGCTGTCCCTGATCGACGCAGTGATGCCCGATGTAGTCCAAACCAGGCAGCAGGCCTACAGGGACAAGTTGGcccagcagcaacagcaggcGGCAgcaggcagcagcagcagcactggGCCCCAGGGAAGCACCAAGAACGGCGAGGGTGCAGCCAATGGGGAGGAAAATGGATCCCATGCCTTAGCCA ATCACCACTCTGAGATGATGGAAGTGGATCGGGATGTAGAAATACCCCAGAGTAAAGCCATGGTCCTCAGAGGTCACGAATCAGAAGTTTTTATCTGTGCCTGGAATCCAGTCAACGACTTGCTGGCATCTGG GTCTGGCGATTCGACAGCTCGAATCTGGAACCTGAGTGAGAACAGTTCAGGTGGCTCCACCCAGCTGGTTCTGAGACACTGCATACGAGAAGGAGGCCAGGACGTACCAAGCAACAAAGACGTCACCTCACTAGACTGGAAT AGTGAGGGCACACTCTTAGCAACAGGCTCTTATGATGGCTTTGCTAGAATATGGACAAAAGACG GTAACCTGGCCAGTACTTTGGGTCAGCACAAAGGTCCCATATTTGCACTGAAGTGGAATAAGAAAGGAAACTTCATCCTTAGCGCTGGGGTAGACAAG ACCACAATTATATGGGATGCCCACACAGGAGAGGCAAAGCAGCAGTTTCCCTTCCACTCAG CGCCTGCTCTGGACGTTGACTGGCAGAGTAACAACACGTTTGCATCCTGCAGCACAGACATGTGCATTCATGTGTGTAAACTGGGTCAGGACCGACCCGTCAAGACCTTCCAGGGACACACG AATGAGGTCAACGCTATCAAGTGGGACCCCACTGGCAGCTTGCTGGCCTCCTGTTCTGATGACATGACTCTAAAG ATATGGAGTATGAAACAGGACATGTGTGTCCATGACCTTCAAGCCCACAGTAAAGAAATTTACACCATCAAGTGGAGCCCTACGGGACCCGGGACCAACAACCCCAATGCCAACCTCATGCTGGCCAG TGCATCGTTTGACTCAACGGTGCGTCTGTGGGACGTGGAGCGCGGGGTGTGCATCCACACGCTCACCCGCCACCAAGAGCCCGTATACAGCGTGGCCTTCAGTCCTGACGGCAGACACCTAGCCAGCGGCTCTTTCGACAAGTGTGTTCACATCTGGAACACTCAG ACTGGTGCTTTAGTCCACAGCTACAGGGGGACAGGAGGGATCTTTGAGGTGTGCTGGAATGCCACCGGGGATAAAGTAGGAGCCAGTGCATCTGATGGATCT GTTTGCGTATTAGATCTGAGGAAATGA
- the tbl1xr1b gene encoding F-box-like/WD repeat-containing protein TBL1XR1b isoform X2 — protein MSISSDEVNFLVYRYLQESGFSHSAFTFGIESHISQSNINGALVPPAALISIIQKGLQYVEAEVSINEDGTLFDGRPIESLSLIDAVMPDVVQTRQQAYRDKLAQQQQQAAAGSSSSTGPQGSTKNGEGAANGEENGSHALANHHSEMMEVDRDVEIPQSKAMVLRGHESEVFICAWNPVNDLLASGSGDSTARIWNLSENSSGGSTQLVLRHCIREGGQDVPSNKDVTSLDWNSEGTLLATGSYDGFARIWTKDGNLASTLGQHKGPIFALKWNKKGNFILSAGVDKTTIIWDAHTGEAKQQFPFHSAPALDVDWQSNNTFASCSTDMCIHVCKLGQDRPVKTFQGHTNEVNAIKWDPTGSLLASCSDDMTLKIWSMKQDMCVHDLQAHSKEIYTIKWSPTGPGTNNPNANLMLAR, from the exons ATGAGCATAAGCAGTGATGAGGTTAATTTCCTGGTTTACAGATACCTGCAGGAGTCAG GCTTCTCACACTCAGCATTCACCTTTGGCATAGAGAGCCACATCAGCCAGTCCAACATCAATGGAGCCCTGGTGCCCCCTGCTGCCCTCATCTCCATTATCCAGAAGGGCCTGCAGTACGTGGAGGCTGAAGTCAGCATCAACGAA gaTGGGACCTTATTTGACGGGCGCCCCATTGAGTCGCTGTCCCTGATCGACGCAGTGATGCCCGATGTAGTCCAAACCAGGCAGCAGGCCTACAGGGACAAGTTGGcccagcagcaacagcaggcGGCAgcaggcagcagcagcagcactggGCCCCAGGGAAGCACCAAGAACGGCGAGGGTGCAGCCAATGGGGAGGAAAATGGATCCCATGCCTTAGCCA ATCACCACTCTGAGATGATGGAAGTGGATCGGGATGTAGAAATACCCCAGAGTAAAGCCATGGTCCTCAGAGGTCACGAATCAGAAGTTTTTATCTGTGCCTGGAATCCAGTCAACGACTTGCTGGCATCTGG GTCTGGCGATTCGACAGCTCGAATCTGGAACCTGAGTGAGAACAGTTCAGGTGGCTCCACCCAGCTGGTTCTGAGACACTGCATACGAGAAGGAGGCCAGGACGTACCAAGCAACAAAGACGTCACCTCACTAGACTGGAAT AGTGAGGGCACACTCTTAGCAACAGGCTCTTATGATGGCTTTGCTAGAATATGGACAAAAGACG GTAACCTGGCCAGTACTTTGGGTCAGCACAAAGGTCCCATATTTGCACTGAAGTGGAATAAGAAAGGAAACTTCATCCTTAGCGCTGGGGTAGACAAG ACCACAATTATATGGGATGCCCACACAGGAGAGGCAAAGCAGCAGTTTCCCTTCCACTCAG CGCCTGCTCTGGACGTTGACTGGCAGAGTAACAACACGTTTGCATCCTGCAGCACAGACATGTGCATTCATGTGTGTAAACTGGGTCAGGACCGACCCGTCAAGACCTTCCAGGGACACACG AATGAGGTCAACGCTATCAAGTGGGACCCCACTGGCAGCTTGCTGGCCTCCTGTTCTGATGACATGACTCTAAAG ATATGGAGTATGAAACAGGACATGTGTGTCCATGACCTTCAAGCCCACAGTAAAGAAATTTACACCATCAAGTGGAGCCCTACGGGACCCGGGACCAACAACCCCAATGCCAACCTCATGCTGGCCAGGTGA
- the b3gnt5b gene encoding lactosylceramide 1,3-N-acetyl-beta-D-glucosaminyltransferase B, whose amino-acid sequence MLWRFSRLWKRQCVRLITTCLVLSVVTVWWDNGMVNHVKSYSYRLLVNRFSYINKSLTITREQAQSFRNFRNLLDHPDKCAGQDVLLLLFVKTSPVNTARRENIRSTWGNETFILDSLGVTVKVVFALGAPLGPNGTDAIVQRQLFREDRRHGDLIQQDFLDSFHNLTKKLIMQFHWMHRCCAHARFLMTADDDVFVHMPNLVAYLQDARHKGVTDFWVGRVHRGAPPNRSKDSKYYVPLEMYQWMSYPDYTPGAGYVVSGDVASKIYHATLTLNATLYIDDVFMGICAKAVGVSPQEHLYFSGEGKAPDHLCIYNQMITSHGHVEDLQGLWKVATHPQVKERTSGLLGRLYCTAVKISLLCRYHLNGYPCIAAFY is encoded by the coding sequence ATGCTTTGGAGATTCAGCCGTTTATGGAAGAGGCAGTGCGTCCGGCTGATAACCACCTGCTTGGTGCTTTCGGTGGTCACAGTTTGGTGGGACAACGGCATGGTGAACCACGTCAAGTCCTACTCATATCGCCTCCTGGTGAACCGCTTCAGCTACATCAACAAGAGCCTCACCATCACACGAGAGCAGGCCCAGAGCTTCCGGAACTTCCGCAACCTGCTGGATCACCCGGATAAATGTGCTGGCCAAGACGTCCTCCTCCTGCTCTTTGTCAAAACGTCCCCGGTGAACACCGCCAGACGCGAGAACATCAGATCCACTTGGGGTAATGAGACCTTCATCCTGGACTCACTGGGAGTGACGGTTAAGGTGGTGTTCGCGTTAGGCGCACCCCTCGGACCCAACGGCACGGACGCTATTGTTCAAAGGCAGCTCTTCCGAGAGGACCGTCGCCACGGCGATTTGATCCAGCAGGACTTTTTGGACTCCTTCCACAACTTGACCAAGAAACTGATCATGCAGTTTCATTGGATGCACAGGTGCTGCGCTCACGCTCGTTTCCTCATGACGGCGGACGACGACGTCTTCGTTCACATGCCTAACTTGGTGGCGTACCTGCAGGATGCCAGACACAAGGGTGTCACCGACTTCTGGGTGGGCCGGGTCCACAGGGGGGCGCCGCCAAACCGCAGTAAGGACAGTAAGTACTACGTACCTCTTGAGATGTACCAGTGGATGTCGTACCCGGACTACACGCCCGGGGCGGGCTACGTGGTGTCCGGCGACGTGGCGAGCAAGATCTACCACGCTACTCTGACACTGAACGCCACGCTTTACATAGATGATGTGTTCATGGGCATCTGCGCCAAGGCTGTCGGCGTGTCACCGCAGGAGCATTTGTATTTCTCAGGGGAGGGAAAGGCACCTGACCACCTGTGTATCTATAACCAGATGATTACCTCTCATGGCCACGTGGAGGACCTCCAAGGCCTATGGAAGGTGGCGACGCACCCGCAGGTGAAAGAGAGGACGTCTGGACTTCTAGGCAGGCTGTATTGCACGGCTGTGAAGATCTCTCTGCTTTGTCGATACCATCTCAACGGCTACCCTTGTATAGCCGCTTTTTATTGA